Below is a window of bacterium DNA.
AACACCTTTAGTAAGAAAAGCCTGCTGGCGCAAATGGTCAATAATAGTCTGCGACTTAAATTCCAAAGTCTCAAAAATCTCTGGATCAGGATTAAATCTGATAGCTGTACCTGAAGTAAAGGGAACAACTGGCAAACCTTTGTTTTTTAATTCTTTGGCAGATATTTCTCTGACTTTTGTTTTGGCTTTACCCCGACTGTACTCTTGATAATAAAACTTGCCACCGCGTTTAACTACTGCCACCAAATAAGTAGAGAGCGCATTGACCACACTTACTCCTACACCGTGCAAACCACCAGAGACTTTGTAAGCTTGTTTATCAAACTTACCGCCAGCATGGAGAGTGGTCATCACTGTTTCTAAAGCTGATTTTTTGGTTTGAGGATGGATATCAATAGGAATACCACGACCATTATCAACAACTGTTACAGAACCGTCCTCCTCTAAAGATACTCTGACCTCTGAAGCAAAACCAGCTAACACTTCATCTAAACCATTGTCTACCACCTCCCAAATAAGATGGTGCAAACCGCTTTCTCCAGTAGAACCAATATACATACCCGGCCGTTTTCTTACCGGCTCTAATCCCTGCAAAACCTGGATAGCAGAAGCATCGTATTTTTTGGTTTCTTTTTCTTTAGACATAAAAATTACACAAGATAAAAACTTTAAAAACTAAATTAAACTTTAAAATTTTAGAGTTCTCTTCTATTTTAACAGACACAAAAAATAATGCAATGTTAAAAAGAGCCCTAACTACTTATCCTGTTTCTCTTTTTTATCCTCTTGACCTGCTTCTTTTTTCTCCTCTTTTTCTTCCCCTTTTTCTGCCTGAGAACTACTTGAAGAAACTTCTTTTGCTTCTTTTTTCTCTTTATCTTCCTTCTTTTTAGGCTTTACACTTTTCTTAATAGGCTTACCTTTAATAATCTTGTTTTTAACAAAAAGATTATAAACAGTATCAGAAATTTGTGCTCCTTGAGACAACCAATACTCAACCCTTTCTTTTTCAGCGGAAAATAGGTTTTGCACCGGATTATAAAACCCAAGTTTTTCTATATATTTACCTTTAACCGGAGCTGAATGTTCAGCCACAACAATATAAAAATGAGGTTCATGTTTTTTCCCTACGCGACGCAACCTTATCTTTAACATAACGCGCTCAAGGATAAATGATTTTATCTTTCAGGTCAAGAGGAAAAGAATAACCTTTCAAAAACTCAATAAATTTTATCTCCTTTTTGCCCTCAGGAATCACCTTTTTAATTAAAAGACGCCCGTTTTTGTACTCTAAATCTGTAATTTTTATTTTCTTATCTCCTGCTTGAAAATATATACCCGGCCAAGAGGCAAAAGCTCTAAATTTATTCCAAATCTCTGCTGGAGAATCAGAAGAAAAATCTACGTCCCCATCTTCTTTAGTGATAAAACGAGTATAGGTTGGTTTCCCTTTTTGAGCTTTAGGTCTGATTTTACCTTTAATATATCTGTCTAAATTTTTATTTACCAATTCAGCACCCCAAAAAGCCAACTTTCTCTCAAGGCTAAGATAGTTGTCTTTAATTAAGATTTTTATTTTTTTGCGAGCTACTATGTCTCCTTCATCCATACCTTCAGTTAACTGGAAAAGATCCACTCCTGTCTCCTTCTCACCCTCCCAAAGAGCAAACTGAATTGGAGCCGCCCCGCGATACTTGGGAAGCAAAGAAGGATGAAGCCCCAAAGCCCGCAAACTTGTTTTTGGAGCTATAAGAACTTTTTTGGGCAAAATAAAAGAAAAACCAGCCACCAAAATCAAATCATAATCTGGCTGAAGCAGAATTTTTTCCAGCTCCTTTTTCTTTTTTACAGCCTTTATTTTTAAACCAAGCTTTTGTGCTTCTATTTTGGCTGGATTTGGTTTTAACTTTAACCCCCTGCCTTGAGGCTTATCCCTTTTTGTAACCAAAACGACTTTCCACCCAGAAAGATTCAGTTTTTTAAGCACTAAAGCGCCAAAACGACAAGAAGAAAGAAAATAAAGTACTTTCATAATAAATCAAATACTTATACCTTCACCTTTATTTGCTTTTTCTTTAACCACCTTTATAGTTTTAGGATTAGCCCTATCAGTAAAGAGCACCCCCTTTAAGTGGTCTATTTCGTGCTGAAGTACGCGGGCCAACAAACCTTCTGCTTTAATAATTGTTTTTCTGTCCTGTTCATCTAAAGCCTTAACTTTTACTGCAAGCGGCCTCTCTACCTCAGCCACAATCTCAGGATCCATAAAAGAAAGACACCCCTCCTGCATAACCACCTTTTGGGAGGAATAAGAAACAATTTCAGGATTAAAAAGAGCTAACCACTCTATTCCTATTTCCTTTTGCCACTTTTTATTATCTGTACCAATAACAACTATTTGTTGGCTAACTCCAACTTGTGGAGCAGCCAAACCAATACCATTGCTTCCAAGAAGTAATTTTTTCATTCTTTGCGCAAGATTTTTTTCTTTCTTGCCTATTTGTAAAACGGGTTTAGCCTTTTGCCTTAAAACCGGATCTCCTACTTGAACTATCCCCTTAATTTTTTTAGCCATAATTCAAAAAAGATAACAC
It encodes the following:
- the rpsP gene encoding 30S ribosomal protein S16 encodes the protein MLKIRLRRVGKKHEPHFYIVVAEHSAPVKGKYIEKLGFYNPVQNLFSAEKERVEYWLSQGAQISDTVYNLFVKNKIIKGKPIKKSVKPKKKEDKEKKEAKEVSSSSSQAEKGEEKEEKKEAGQEDKKEKQDK
- a CDS encoding methionyl-tRNA formyltransferase — translated: MKVLYFLSSCRFGALVLKKLNLSGWKVVLVTKRDKPQGRGLKLKPNPAKIEAQKLGLKIKAVKKKKELEKILLQPDYDLILVAGFSFILPKKVLIAPKTSLRALGLHPSLLPKYRGAAPIQFALWEGEKETGVDLFQLTEGMDEGDIVARKKIKILIKDNYLSLERKLAFWGAELVNKNLDRYIKGKIRPKAQKGKPTYTRFITKEDGDVDFSSDSPAEIWNKFRAFASWPGIYFQAGDKKIKITDLEYKNGRLLIKKVIPEGKKEIKFIEFLKGYSFPLDLKDKIIYP
- the def gene encoding peptide deformylase, whose protein sequence is MAKKIKGIVQVGDPVLRQKAKPVLQIGKKEKNLAQRMKKLLLGSNGIGLAAPQVGVSQQIVVIGTDNKKWQKEIGIEWLALFNPEIVSYSSQKVVMQEGCLSFMDPEIVAEVERPLAVKVKALDEQDRKTIIKAEGLLARVLQHEIDHLKGVLFTDRANPKTIKVVKEKANKGEGISI